In one Oscillatoria sp. FACHB-1406 genomic region, the following are encoded:
- a CDS encoding AAA family ATPase — protein sequence MLRRIYINNYRALVNFELRVDSMSLFLGKNGSGKTTVFEVILKLQKFILGDPQNDWKYYQVSELFTSDCLTRWQDSLIQRFELEIEGNGGIYTYTLEVEHQSRSSQSARMRVENLKFNEQVLFDFYIKKEQDTIVGQARIGNDNPEHNGLFLPAFDWSRSGINFARERKDNQRLIWFKKRIQNIFLVQINPFAMKADSSKEVSHPSWDMSDYAAWYSYLVQENFNGISQLTAELQKIFKGFDSFQNSQSGDVKVLSAFFKSPSKVSYKLNELSEGQKVTIVLYTLLYCISEDLDCTLCIDEPESFLALPEIQPWLNELMERSQEQKLQFFSISHHPSLINYLALDSGYWFERQDGGTARVEKVTEDSKEGLSLAKLIELRWIYDE from the coding sequence ATGCTTAGAAGAATTTATATAAACAACTATCGAGCTTTAGTTAACTTTGAGCTAAGAGTCGATAGTATGAGTTTATTCTTAGGAAAGAATGGCTCCGGAAAAACGACAGTTTTTGAAGTGATTCTGAAGTTACAGAAATTCATTTTGGGCGATCCTCAAAATGATTGGAAATACTACCAAGTCTCCGAACTTTTTACGTCAGATTGCTTGACGCGATGGCAGGATTCATTAATCCAACGCTTCGAGCTTGAGATTGAAGGAAATGGTGGGATTTATACTTATACCCTTGAAGTCGAGCATCAATCTCGTTCCAGTCAGTCGGCGAGAATGCGAGTCGAAAACTTAAAATTTAACGAACAAGTTTTGTTTGATTTTTACATAAAAAAGGAACAAGATACGATTGTTGGACAAGCGAGAATTGGCAACGATAATCCCGAACACAACGGACTATTTTTACCTGCTTTCGATTGGTCGAGATCGGGAATAAATTTTGCTCGAGAAAGAAAAGACAATCAAAGATTAATTTGGTTTAAAAAACGCATACAAAATATTTTCCTTGTCCAGATTAATCCTTTCGCAATGAAAGCCGATAGTAGTAAAGAAGTTAGCCATCCAAGCTGGGATATGTCGGACTATGCGGCTTGGTACAGTTATTTAGTTCAAGAGAATTTTAATGGCATTAGTCAATTAACGGCAGAACTCCAGAAAATATTCAAAGGTTTTGATTCTTTCCAAAATTCTCAATCTGGAGATGTTAAAGTTCTCTCAGCTTTTTTCAAAAGTCCGAGCAAAGTATCGTATAAGTTGAATGAATTGTCTGAAGGACAAAAAGTTACAATTGTTTTATACACTTTACTCTATTGTATTTCCGAAGACCTGGATTGTACCCTTTGCATTGACGAACCAGAAAGCTTTCTCGCATTGCCAGAAATTCAACCTTGGCTCAACGAATTAATGGAGCGCAGTCAAGAGCAAAAACTTCAGTTTTTTTCGATCTCTCATCATCCATCTTTAATTAATTATTTAGCCTTAGATTCCGGCTATTGGTTTGAGCGTCAGGACGGGGGTACGGCTCGTGTAGAAAAAGTGACTGAAGATTCAAAAGAAGGCTTATCTTTAGCTAAGCTCATCGAACTTCGCTGGATTTATGACGAGTGA
- a CDS encoding ion channel, protein MKRQNQRRLDNKEDKIFRLDSDRFHWGDLYHLSFILPLPALLGAIASSYLALNILFACAYLLDSKGIANARPGSFQDAFFFSVQTLATIGYGAMSPQSTYTHTLVFVEAFIGLLGVAMATGLMFARFSQPTARVLFSNIAVICPYNGVPTLMFRAANQRNNAIVEAGINARVLLPELTSEGHSLRRLYDLELVRSHTSLFILSWMVMHPINERSPLYGKTAEMLSNSGAQIVVTLQGLDETVKQTMHARKIYQADDIVWDRRFVDVVSFRDDGIRAIDYSHFHDVIPLDL, encoded by the coding sequence ATGAAGCGACAAAATCAACGCCGTTTAGACAATAAAGAAGATAAAATCTTTCGCCTCGACAGCGATCGCTTCCATTGGGGAGACTTGTATCATCTCTCCTTTATCCTCCCACTCCCTGCACTCCTCGGCGCGATCGCCTCGAGCTATCTGGCGCTGAATATTCTCTTTGCGTGCGCCTACTTGCTCGACTCCAAGGGGATCGCTAACGCCCGTCCCGGTTCCTTTCAAGATGCTTTTTTCTTCAGCGTCCAAACCCTCGCAACCATTGGTTACGGCGCTATGTCGCCCCAATCGACCTATACCCATACTCTCGTGTTCGTCGAGGCCTTCATTGGTTTGCTGGGCGTAGCAATGGCGACGGGGTTAATGTTCGCTCGTTTCTCGCAACCGACCGCCAGAGTTCTGTTTAGCAACATCGCCGTTATTTGTCCCTACAACGGCGTTCCTACCTTAATGTTTCGCGCTGCCAATCAACGCAATAATGCGATTGTCGAAGCGGGGATTAACGCCCGGGTGCTGCTGCCGGAACTGACATCAGAAGGTCATAGTTTGCGGCGACTTTATGACTTAGAGTTGGTGCGATCGCACACCTCGTTATTCATCCTCAGTTGGATGGTAATGCACCCCATTAACGAACGCAGTCCGCTGTACGGTAAAACGGCTGAAATGTTAAGCAATTCGGGCGCTCAAATCGTCGTCACCTTGCAAGGATTGGATGAAACCGTCAAACAAACGATGCACGCCCGCAAAATTTACCAAGCGGACGATATTGTGTGGGATCGGCGCTTCGTCGATGTTGTCTCGTTTCGGGATGACGGAATTCGCGCGATCGATTACAGCCACTTTCACGACGTAATCCCCCTCGATCTGTAG
- a CDS encoding adenylate/guanylate cyclase domain-containing protein — translation MNSNPPATPTKKILVVDDMPANLSLLAQSLSGRGYDVRLTRSPVFALRSIPFSQPDLILLDICMPEMDGYEVCEQLKADDRTSEIPIIFISALDSPLDKVKAFEVGGVDYVAKPFEMVEVLARVETHLRLQEQKARLQLEIQERQQAEMESSLMLMATQAIEVAENVSSAIATLLSPICEILECDLAEAWKPSANGKTFERISNACCNPSSCPIARLSEPQFFSADSFFGQVRDSGQLQWLEDLSLYPEFKQIDLQIEAVLGVPILSKQEVVAILIFYHHKPRTRKDNLLEAIASIARQLGFLVERKRAEAAQRLAEQKYQNIFENAIDGIFQSSVDRRFISVNPALARIYGYDSAEELMESITDIAEQIYVDPQAYRQFVAATNKREGVSGFEALVYRRDGRKIWIAETGRAVRDGSGNVLYYEGTVADITERKRIEEALQDQKAQTERLLLNILPHSIAQRLKNGESPIADYFEEVSILFADIVGFTEFAARKTPVELVEILSEIFYEFDTLAERLGLEKIKTIGDNYMVVGGLPSPHPSHANAIAHMALAMQATIAQYNQETGQNFQLRIGINLGSAIAGVMGQSKILYDLWGDAVNTASRMESTGMAGKIQVSASVYERLKERFYFEKRGEVQVRGKGKMLTYWLVGC, via the coding sequence CCCCGACGAAAAAAATCTTGGTGGTAGACGATATGCCAGCAAATTTGAGTTTGCTGGCTCAATCGCTGTCGGGACGCGGTTATGACGTGCGGTTGACTCGCAGTCCCGTCTTCGCCTTGCGATCGATCCCGTTTTCGCAGCCGGATTTGATTTTACTCGATATTTGTATGCCGGAGATGGACGGTTATGAAGTCTGCGAGCAGTTGAAGGCGGACGATCGCACCTCCGAAATTCCGATTATATTCATTAGTGCCTTAGATTCGCCCTTAGATAAAGTCAAAGCCTTTGAAGTGGGGGGCGTGGACTATGTTGCCAAACCGTTTGAGATGGTGGAAGTGCTAGCGCGAGTCGAGACGCACTTGCGCTTGCAGGAGCAAAAGGCGCGCCTGCAACTGGAAATTCAGGAGCGCCAACAAGCGGAGATGGAAAGTTCTTTAATGCTGATGGCGACGCAAGCGATCGAAGTAGCGGAGAATGTATCGAGTGCGATCGCGACTTTACTCAGCCCGATTTGCGAAATCCTCGAATGCGATCTCGCCGAAGCTTGGAAACCGAGTGCAAATGGTAAAACCTTCGAGCGCATCTCTAATGCTTGCTGTAACCCTTCTAGCTGTCCGATCGCGCGGTTGTCGGAACCCCAGTTTTTTTCTGCCGATAGTTTTTTCGGGCAGGTTCGCGATTCCGGTCAACTGCAATGGCTCGAAGATCTCTCGCTTTATCCCGAATTCAAGCAGATTGATTTGCAAATCGAAGCCGTTTTGGGCGTGCCGATTCTCAGCAAGCAGGAAGTCGTCGCCATTTTGATTTTCTATCACCACAAACCCCGCACTCGCAAGGACAATCTCCTTGAAGCGATCGCTTCGATCGCCCGACAACTGGGTTTTTTGGTCGAACGCAAGCGCGCTGAAGCAGCACAGCGCCTTGCCGAACAGAAGTATCAAAATATCTTCGAGAACGCGATCGATGGGATTTTTCAATCGAGCGTCGATCGCCGCTTTATTAGCGTCAATCCCGCTCTAGCGCGCATTTATGGCTATGACTCGGCCGAAGAATTAATGGAAAGCATTACCGATATTGCCGAGCAGATTTATGTCGATCCCCAAGCTTACCGTCAATTTGTCGCTGCGACGAACAAACGAGAAGGCGTATCGGGATTTGAGGCGTTGGTTTATCGGCGGGATGGAAGGAAGATTTGGATTGCGGAGACGGGGCGGGCGGTGCGCGATGGTTCGGGTAACGTTCTTTACTATGAGGGAACGGTTGCTGATATTACCGAGCGCAAGCGGATTGAGGAAGCCTTGCAAGACCAGAAAGCCCAAACCGAGCGCTTGCTGCTTAATATTCTTCCCCATTCGATCGCCCAGCGCTTGAAAAATGGCGAAAGCCCGATCGCTGACTATTTTGAAGAGGTCAGTATTTTGTTTGCCGATATTGTCGGTTTTACCGAATTTGCGGCCCGGAAAACGCCCGTGGAATTGGTTGAAATCTTAAGCGAGATCTTTTATGAATTCGACACTTTAGCCGAGCGATTGGGCTTAGAAAAAATTAAGACGATCGGCGATAATTATATGGTGGTCGGCGGACTGCCCAGCCCCCATCCCAGCCACGCCAACGCGATCGCACACATGGCCCTAGCCATGCAGGCGACGATTGCCCAGTACAATCAAGAAACGGGTCAGAATTTTCAGTTACGCATCGGCATTAATCTCGGTTCCGCGATCGCCGGGGTCATGGGACAAAGTAAAATTCTTTACGATCTCTGGGGCGATGCCGTTAATACGGCCTCGCGTATGGAATCGACGGGTATGGCGGGTAAAATCCAGGTTTCCGCCAGCGTTTACGAACGCTTAAAAGAGCGATTTTACTTCGAGAAACGCGGCGAAGTCCAAGTGCGGGGTAAAGGCAAAATGTTAACCTATTGGCTCGTCGGTTGTTGA
- a CDS encoding GtrA family protein → MKAKKISLKSFASSKMVRWWIVGLFFTGVNIPLLGILVHLLKLESWLATLIAAELGTALRFFVNDRWVFGHPRPTVERFWQYHVANASSFVIWWSSANILTYKFGLDPVLASIPATACSVGWSMMTNFLWIWRKKEKTQQVVELPVPVSNQLPEETSRHM, encoded by the coding sequence GTGAAAGCCAAAAAAATCTCCCTCAAATCCTTCGCCTCCTCCAAAATGGTTCGCTGGTGGATTGTCGGACTCTTCTTCACTGGAGTCAATATCCCCCTGCTCGGGATTTTAGTCCATCTCCTTAAACTAGAAAGTTGGCTGGCCACCCTGATTGCAGCCGAACTGGGGACGGCGTTACGCTTTTTCGTTAACGACCGTTGGGTTTTCGGCCATCCGCGTCCCACCGTGGAACGCTTCTGGCAATATCATGTTGCGAATGCGAGTAGCTTTGTTATTTGGTGGTCGTCGGCGAATATCCTCACCTACAAATTTGGGCTAGATCCCGTACTCGCTTCTATTCCGGCTACTGCTTGTTCCGTCGGCTGGAGTATGATGACTAACTTTTTGTGGATTTGGCGTAAAAAAGAGAAAACGCAACAAGTTGTGGAATTGCCCGTTCCCGTCTCAAATCAACTTCCCGAGGAAACCTCCCGCCATATGTGA
- a CDS encoding Uma2 family endonuclease, which translates to MIYTPVKPLTLAEFIARYGNDSRYELADGEAIDLEPTGPHETVGGKLAIRIGIEILKVGLPWVIPRTCLIQPFGDIATVRRPDLVILDETLLVNEPLWQREPVISLGRSVKLVVEIVSSNWETDYARKVEEYALLGIAEYWVVDFLGLGGIAFIGKPKQPTFTVCVLEGEEYRQQQYRLGEAISSLLFPEIELRLDDILPVVSL; encoded by the coding sequence TTGATATATACGCCCGTAAAACCATTAACCCTTGCAGAATTCATTGCTCGATATGGCAACGATTCTCGTTACGAACTTGCCGATGGAGAAGCGATCGATCTCGAACCCACTGGCCCTCATGAAACGGTTGGCGGTAAACTTGCCATTCGCATTGGTATAGAAATTCTCAAAGTAGGACTTCCTTGGGTTATTCCTCGAACTTGTCTCATTCAACCTTTTGGTGATATTGCCACGGTTCGCCGCCCCGATTTAGTCATTCTCGACGAAACGCTCCTAGTTAACGAACCGCTGTGGCAGCGAGAACCCGTAATTAGCTTGGGGCGATCGGTTAAATTAGTCGTTGAAATTGTTAGTAGCAATTGGGAAACTGATTATGCTCGTAAGGTTGAAGAATATGCTCTTTTGGGAATCGCTGAATATTGGGTTGTTGATTTTCTGGGCTTAGGAGGAATTGCATTTATCGGCAAACCCAAGCAACCGACTTTTACAGTCTGCGTACTAGAAGGGGAAGAATATCGCCAGCAGCAATATCGATTGGGAGAAGCGATTTCTTCCTTATTGTTCCCAGAAATCGAACTGCGATTAGACGATATTTTACCCGTCGTTAGCCTCTGA
- a CDS encoding pentapeptide repeat-containing protein: protein MTAMDRQELLKQYVARKRNFTWADLQGADLSDLELPEINLSRANLSDAIALGINLNSANLIKADLSGANLQGANLAGARCYKVNFSGANLDRANFLGADLTGANLEAALLQDTIMPDGTTYEEWLARQQEPEPETEALAGVEEPPLPPLLAAEEISTVQPKPLARLPKIPLCSLGLGYILWGALLAFGNGSAPLIFIAWAGSLIWTLDESLIWFVPITAALTVVASFNLSVLTLLIAGITLVIMFAGMIGSGFELKKTLIDSCFLSALSAIFTAMLQWCLFDSYFILTFILIFAIAAAGFGSLSALHLRAERFSPRQTWQIFAGITGLGLTSGWLIGKLF, encoded by the coding sequence ATGACTGCAATGGATCGGCAAGAACTACTCAAACAGTATGTGGCTCGGAAGCGAAATTTTACTTGGGCAGACTTACAAGGGGCAGATTTGAGCGACCTAGAATTGCCAGAAATTAACTTATCGAGGGCAAATTTAAGCGATGCGATCGCGTTAGGCATCAATTTAAACAGTGCCAACTTAATTAAAGCAGATTTGAGCGGCGCAAATTTACAGGGCGCAAATTTAGCGGGCGCTCGATGCTATAAAGTTAACTTCAGCGGAGCAAATCTCGATCGCGCTAACTTTCTCGGTGCCGACTTAACCGGAGCCAACTTAGAGGCGGCGCTCTTACAAGATACCATCATGCCCGACGGAACCACTTACGAAGAATGGTTAGCCCGCCAACAGGAACCCGAACCCGAAACTGAAGCGCTCGCCGGTGTTGAAGAACCTCCCCTTCCTCCCCTTCTTGCTGCCGAAGAAATTTCTACCGTTCAACCCAAACCTCTGGCTCGATTGCCCAAAATACCCCTCTGTTCTCTCGGACTGGGATACATTTTATGGGGGGCATTATTGGCATTTGGGAATGGGAGCGCACCCCTTATCTTTATCGCTTGGGCGGGTTCCTTAATTTGGACGCTTGATGAATCTTTAATCTGGTTCGTACCGATAACAGCAGCCCTTACAGTTGTGGCTTCCTTCAATTTATCAGTATTAACCTTGCTCATAGCAGGAATCACGTTAGTCATTATGTTTGCAGGCATGATAGGCAGCGGCTTTGAACTTAAAAAAACGCTAATAGACTCTTGCTTTCTCAGCGCGCTCTCAGCAATCTTCACTGCTATGCTTCAATGGTGTTTGTTCGATAGTTATTTCATTTTAACTTTTATCTTGATTTTCGCGATCGCAGCGGCGGGTTTTGGTTCCTTAAGCGCCCTTCATCTGCGCGCAGAACGATTTAGTCCCCGACAAACTTGGCAAATTTTTGCTGGCATCACCGGCTTAGGATTAACAAGCGGCTGGCTAATCGGGAAACTTTTTTGA
- a CDS encoding tellurite resistance TerB family protein encodes MSIFDEFRQAGALDSQITLGPAEGFGAIMLLAIAADGRLSQDEMALLNTTLGRMKLFQSYPWEVMGRMFENLSEILHQKGPQALFGAAMATLPHELYDTAFAIATDLVLVDGEVTPEEEHLLNSLCRALDLPDDLVQSTIAVMLIKNKA; translated from the coding sequence ATGAGCATATTTGATGAATTTCGTCAAGCCGGAGCTTTAGACTCGCAAATTACCCTCGGGCCTGCTGAAGGATTTGGGGCGATTATGCTACTCGCGATCGCGGCAGACGGGCGTTTATCCCAGGACGAGATGGCCCTTCTCAACACGACATTAGGGCGCATGAAACTTTTCCAGAGCTACCCCTGGGAGGTCATGGGACGAATGTTTGAGAACCTTTCTGAAATTTTGCACCAAAAAGGGCCGCAAGCGTTATTTGGTGCGGCGATGGCGACACTTCCCCACGAACTCTACGATACAGCTTTCGCGATCGCGACGGATTTAGTTTTAGTGGATGGCGAAGTTACCCCTGAAGAAGAACACCTTTTAAACAGTTTGTGCAGGGCCTTAGATTTACCGGACGACCTAGTACAAAGCACGATCGCGGTTATGTTAATCAAAAACAAAGCATGA
- the obgE gene encoding GTPase ObgE, whose amino-acid sequence MQFIDRAKIEVVAGKGGDGLVAFRREKYVPAGGPAGGNGGGGGSVLLEAAENLQTLLDFQYERRFKADDGQRGGPNNCTGATGRDRVVQVPCGTMVYDAETEELLGDLVEPGQQLCVAQGGKGGLGNKHFLSNRNRAPEYALPGLPGEERFLLLELKLLAEVGIIGLPNAGKSTLISALSAARPKIADYPFTTLIPNLGVVRKPSGDGTVFADIPGLIEGAHEGVGLGYDFLRHIERTRLLLHLIDAAAEDPIADYRTIQSELAAYGRGLQERPQIIALNKLDAADPEQVEIVKQELTQLTSHPIFEISAVTRLGLDALLQTIWQMLEG is encoded by the coding sequence ATGCAATTTATCGATCGCGCTAAAATTGAAGTCGTCGCTGGCAAAGGAGGCGATGGATTAGTTGCCTTCCGACGCGAGAAGTATGTCCCGGCGGGAGGACCGGCGGGCGGAAATGGCGGCGGCGGCGGTTCGGTACTGCTGGAAGCAGCAGAAAATTTGCAAACGCTGTTGGATTTTCAGTACGAACGTCGGTTTAAGGCAGATGACGGACAGCGCGGCGGGCCGAATAATTGTACCGGGGCGACGGGGCGCGATCGCGTCGTCCAGGTTCCCTGCGGTACGATGGTTTACGATGCCGAAACCGAAGAATTGCTCGGCGATTTAGTCGAACCGGGACAGCAACTCTGCGTTGCCCAAGGGGGTAAAGGCGGATTGGGGAACAAGCATTTTTTGAGCAACCGCAACCGCGCCCCAGAATACGCGCTACCGGGACTTCCGGGCGAAGAACGCTTTTTACTGTTGGAATTGAAACTGCTTGCTGAAGTGGGGATTATCGGACTGCCCAACGCGGGTAAATCTACCTTAATTTCCGCCCTTTCCGCCGCCCGCCCCAAAATTGCTGACTATCCCTTCACCACCCTGATTCCTAACTTAGGAGTCGTCCGCAAACCCAGTGGCGATGGTACGGTTTTTGCAGACATTCCCGGATTGATTGAGGGCGCGCACGAGGGGGTTGGTTTGGGCTACGATTTTCTGCGCCACATCGAACGCACGCGCCTGCTGTTACATTTAATCGACGCGGCGGCCGAAGACCCCATAGCCGATTATCGTACCATTCAAAGCGAACTGGCTGCTTACGGACGCGGCCTGCAAGAACGCCCGCAAATTATTGCCTTGAATAAGTTAGATGCGGCTGACCCAGAACAAGTCGAAATTGTCAAGCAAGAACTGACCCAATTAACCTCGCACCCGATTTTTGAAATTTCCGCCGTCACTCGCCTCGGACTCGATGCACTCTTACAAACGATTTGGCAGATGTTAGAGGGTTAA
- a CDS encoding B12-binding domain-containing radical SAM protein, protein MRVLLVYPQFPKTFWSFEKILELVDRKVLLPPLGLITVAAILPQTWEFKLVDQNIRPVTEAEWDWAEVVIFSAMIVQKKDLLASIVEAKRRGKRVAAGGPYPTSIPEDCLNAGADYLILDEGEITLPMFVEAIQNGEECGTFRSDGDKPDVTTTPVPRFDLLEFDAYDSMSVQFSRGCPFQCEFCDIIVLYGRKPRTKTPEQLLAELDRLYELGWRRAVFMVDDNFIGNKRNVKLLLSELKTWMAEHQYPFTFNTEASVDLAQDEDLMQLMVECNFNAVFLGIETPDADSLQLTKKFQNSRNSLVDSVLAINRAGLRVMAGFIIGFDGEKTGAGDRIIEFVEQTTIPTAVFGVLQALPHTALWHRLEKEGRLLGHNSEGDQMTLMNFIPTRPVEEIAREYIHAFCTLYEPKQFLDRTYRHFLNLAPSPCEAPAQMPSWIDLKALATVVWRQGFKRDTRWKFWQNLWGILRHNPKVWTHYLTVCAHAEHFVEFRQLVREQVEAQLAEFYWEETRQELKENQVAAV, encoded by the coding sequence ATGCGGGTTCTCCTGGTTTACCCTCAATTTCCGAAAACGTTTTGGTCTTTTGAGAAAATTTTAGAACTGGTCGATCGCAAAGTCCTGCTTCCGCCTCTGGGATTGATTACCGTAGCTGCGATTTTACCCCAAACTTGGGAATTTAAACTCGTAGACCAAAATATTCGCCCTGTCACTGAGGCGGAATGGGATTGGGCAGAAGTCGTCATTTTTTCGGCGATGATCGTACAAAAGAAAGATTTACTTGCCTCGATTGTCGAAGCCAAACGCCGTGGAAAGCGGGTTGCAGCAGGCGGCCCTTACCCCACCTCCATCCCCGAAGATTGCCTCAATGCGGGGGCAGATTACCTCATTCTCGATGAGGGAGAAATTACGCTGCCGATGTTTGTCGAAGCGATTCAAAACGGCGAAGAATGCGGTACTTTTCGTTCTGATGGGGATAAACCCGACGTTACCACAACCCCCGTCCCGCGCTTCGATTTGCTGGAGTTCGATGCTTACGATTCGATGTCAGTGCAATTCTCGCGCGGTTGTCCTTTTCAGTGCGAGTTCTGCGATATTATCGTTCTCTACGGTCGCAAACCGCGCACAAAAACCCCGGAACAGTTGCTTGCAGAACTCGATCGCCTCTACGAATTGGGCTGGCGGCGAGCGGTGTTTATGGTCGATGATAATTTTATCGGCAACAAACGCAACGTTAAGTTGTTGCTTTCCGAGCTAAAAACTTGGATGGCAGAGCATCAATATCCCTTCACGTTTAATACAGAAGCTTCTGTAGACTTAGCGCAAGATGAAGACCTGATGCAGTTGATGGTGGAATGTAACTTTAACGCCGTCTTTTTAGGCATTGAAACGCCCGATGCGGATAGCTTGCAGTTAACGAAAAAGTTTCAGAACTCGCGCAATTCCCTCGTCGATTCGGTGCTGGCAATTAACCGTGCCGGACTGCGAGTGATGGCCGGTTTTATTATCGGTTTTGACGGCGAAAAAACGGGAGCGGGCGATCGCATTATTGAATTTGTCGAACAAACCACCATTCCCACCGCCGTCTTTGGCGTATTGCAAGCCCTCCCCCACACCGCGCTTTGGCATCGCCTCGAAAAAGAAGGGCGACTGCTAGGCCATAATAGCGAGGGCGATCAAATGACGTTAATGAATTTTATCCCCACTCGCCCCGTTGAAGAAATCGCTCGCGAGTACATCCATGCGTTTTGTACGCTTTACGAACCCAAGCAATTTCTCGATCGCACCTATCGCCATTTTCTCAATCTCGCGCCCTCGCCCTGCGAAGCACCCGCCCAAATGCCGAGTTGGATCGATCTTAAAGCCCTCGCTACCGTGGTTTGGCGGCAAGGATTCAAACGAGACACGCGCTGGAAATTCTGGCAAAATCTCTGGGGAATTTTGCGCCACAATCCTAAAGTTTGGACGCATTATTTAACTGTTTGCGCCCATGCCGAACATTTTGTTGAATTCCGCCAATTAGTACGAGAACAAGTTGAGGCTCAACTCGCCGAGTTTTATTGGGAGGAAACGCGGCAAGAATTGAAAGAAAATCAAGTCGCTGCTGTTTGA
- a CDS encoding Mo-dependent nitrogenase C-terminal domain-containing protein: MASVAHFHYTTEQIQAWLRGLLTIAWADGQFDPEEQELMTQLTQDELAPATDLGELEVISPHELAAALGRDKHTAENFLRTAVMMALANGVYSIEEAKVINEFVEALGLEIQALKVLEQTLYDPDKHHCEGEVLETGVCSAAASPLSPVRPSHPHSDVLEPVRHWLDGMDIKDPRVARFVCKMIPPQCPFERDIKLFGRKIVHIPPMCKLNPLYEQLVGLRFRSLCYLADDCGEDVSQYC; encoded by the coding sequence ATGGCAAGTGTTGCTCATTTTCACTATACGACAGAGCAAATCCAAGCTTGGCTGCGCGGTTTGCTTACTATTGCTTGGGCTGACGGACAGTTCGACCCCGAAGAACAGGAGTTAATGACCCAATTAACTCAGGACGAACTTGCCCCAGCGACGGATCTCGGCGAGTTGGAGGTTATCTCGCCGCACGAGTTAGCCGCAGCGTTAGGTCGCGACAAACATACAGCGGAAAACTTTTTGAGAACTGCGGTTATGATGGCGCTGGCGAACGGCGTTTATTCGATCGAAGAAGCGAAAGTCATCAATGAATTTGTGGAGGCTTTAGGGTTAGAAATTCAGGCGCTTAAAGTTTTAGAACAAACGCTTTACGACCCGGATAAACACCATTGCGAAGGAGAAGTTCTCGAAACTGGGGTCTGTAGTGCGGCTGCATCTCCTCTTTCTCCGGTTCGTCCTTCCCACCCTCATAGTGATGTTTTAGAACCCGTGCGCCATTGGCTAGATGGGATGGATATTAAAGATCCGCGCGTGGCGCGATTTGTGTGTAAAATGATTCCTCCCCAGTGTCCTTTCGAGCGAGACATTAAGTTATTTGGACGCAAAATCGTGCATATTCCGCCGATGTGCAAGCTGAATCCACTCTACGAGCAGTTGGTCGGGTTGCGTTTCCGTTCGTTGTGCTATCTTGCGGACGATTGCGGCGAAGATGTCTCTCAATATTGTTAA